Below is a genomic region from Pseudarthrobacter sulfonivorans.
TGGCCTGGGAAGTATTGAGGATCGCGCGGAAGGCACTCGACAGCACTTGCTGACCCGGACCGGGCCGCGCGGTATTGTTGCACCGGAAGATCCCAGCCCCAGCGGCAACCCCCTTGAAAGGCCCCGACCATGAGCATGCTCGGAATGAAATGGAAGCTCCACGGCACCGGCAAATCGATTAAGCCCGGCCACGTGGTTGCTCCGGATGAGCGGCTGGCCTGGCCCCTGACCATCGGTGTGGGCATGCAGCATGTCGTAGCCATGTTCGGAGCCACCTTCCTGGTGCCCATCATCACCGGCATGCCGCCGGCTACCACCCTCTTCTTCTCCGGCATCGGAACGCTGCTGTTCCTGGTGATCACCAAGGGTCGCGTTCCCAGCTACCTCGGCTCCAGCTTCGCGTTCATCGCGCCAATCATGGCGTCCCAGCAGCAGTTCGGCGTGCCCGGCGCGCTGGGCGGAGTGGTGCTCGCCGGCGTCGCCCTGGCCCTGATCGGCGCGATCGTGCAAAAGTTCGGCGCGGGCTGGATCAACCGGCTGATGCCGCCCATCGTCACAGGCGCCATCGTGGCACTGATCGGCCTGAACCTGGCCCCCGCGGCGAAAATGAACTTCGACGCCGCCCCCGTCACCGCCGTCATTACGCTGGCCACCATCATCCTGGTCAGCGTTCTTTTCCGCGGAATCGTCGGCCGGCTCAGCATCCTCGTGGGCGTGGTGGTGGGCTACCTCGTGGCCATGCTGCGCGGCGAAGTGAGTTACGAAAAAATGGAAGCCGCCGCCTGGATCGGCCTCCCGCACTTCCAGACCCCCGAGTTCCACGTGGGCGTGCTTGGCCTCTTTGTCCCCGTGGTACTGGTCCTCGTGGCCGAAAACATCGGGCACGTGAAGTCCGTGGCGGCCATGACCGGCCAGAACCTCGACGGCGTCTCCGGCCGCGCGCTAATGGCCGACGGTGCCGCCACGGTCCTCGCCGGTATCGGCGGCGGCTCCGGCACCACCACGTACGCGGAGAACATCGGCGTTATGGCGGCCACCAAGGTGTATTCGACGGCGGCGTACTGGGTTGCCGGCGTCTTCGCCATTGTGCTGAGCTTCTCGCCGAAATTCGGCGAACTCATTGCCACGGTCCCGCCGGGCGTGCTGGGCGGAGCGGCCACCATGCTCTACGGCATGATCGGCATCCTGGGTGTCAAGATCTGGGTGCAGAACAAGGTGAACTTCTCCAACCCCGTGAACCTGACCACCGCCGCCGTCGCCCTGATCATCGGCATTGCCGACTACACGTGGACCATCGGGGAACTGACATTCACGGGCATCGCCCTCGGCTCGGCCGCCGCCCTGGTGATTTACCACGGCATGAAAGCCATCGCGAAGGTCCGCGGCTCGGTGGCTGAACCGGAAGCGGAGCAGGCGGGCCTGCCTCCCGCCGTCAAGGCAGCCGTCAACGCAGCAGCGAAACGCGCGCAGAAGAAGCGCTGACCCGTCCGCACCTGCGTCCGGCTGTTGCGTCAGGCCGCGTGACCGCCGCCGATGAATGGTCCGGACGGGGTTCCGATGCCGAAGACTGGCCGCGGCTCGGGACGCTTGGCGGTCAGCTCCCCGGCTGCGGGGTGCTTCAGTTGCCGGATCACCCACGGAACCAGGTATTCCCGTGCCCAGATGAGGTCCTCGGTCCTGGCTTCCTTCCAGCCGCGGGGCAGCGGCGGCTTGGGCGCCAGGGGCTCCAGCGTGTGCGGGACACCCAGGGCCTTCAGCACGGCCGCGGCGATGGTGTGGTGCCCCAGTGGTGAGAAGTGCAGCCGGTCCGGATCCCACATGCCCGGGTTCGACAGTTCGCGCAGGAACCACAGGTCAACCATGACCGCGTCATGGCGGGCCGCCACCGCGTGGAGGTTCTCATTGAAGATCGCCACTTTGCCGCGGATCTGGCTGAAGACTGGCGTCGCACCCCAATCCGGCCCGGCAAAGAGGACCACGGTGGCGCCGGACCTTGCCAGTTGTGCCACACCGTCGTCGATTTTTTCTGCGAGCCGGTCAGGATCGCTGCGCCGGAAAACAATGTCGTTACCGCCGGCGGAGAGCGTGACCAGATCAGGTTTCAGGGCGACCGCCGCGGCAAGCTGGTGGTCGAGGATCTGCTGTACCAGCAGGCCCCGGACGGCAAGGTTGGCGTAGGCGAAATCAGGCTGGTTCGCACTGAGCTCCTCGGCCACACGGTCCGCCCAGCCGCGAAAACCACCCTCGCTGCGCGGCTCGGGATCTCCGATGCCCTCGGTAAAGGAATCGCCCAGTGCCACGAAGCGGTGCCACGGGTGGGGCGCCGGTTCCACAGCGGTTTTCTTGGCTGCAATGTCCTGTTTCCAGACGTTCATGCCGTGCTCCCTGTTTTGTAGGGTCCCTCGCTGAGGGAGGAGGTTTCAATTCCAGCGAGTCCCCGGAAAGGGGCGTTTTCCTGGTCACGTCCGGCGGGGTCCGGGCGCGAGGCAGCCACAATATTCAAGGCGGTCTCACGAAGCCCCTGGCGGGTGTGCCGCGCGACGGTCCGGAGGTACTGCAGGGCCGCCTCATGGCCGAGTCCGTAATCGGATTTGAGGGTGCTCACTGCCAGGTCCATAAGCACCATGGAGCTTTGGGCTACGGCCAGTTGCGCGCCGGCTTCGGCCCGCTCCGCCACCCGCACCACCATCCACAGCGACCGGGCCACCTGCCGCGCATACCGGCGCGTCCTGATGATGTCCTCGCTGGTGAAGGCGTGGGGAGTGGAAGCGTAGAGGCTCAGTGCGGCGCTCCAACCGGCGGCGGCCGCAATCGGCATTGACAGCAGCGACCTGACGCCGTGGTCCGCGGCAGCACTGGCATAGCCCGGCCATCGCCGGTCGCGGGCGACGTCGGCCAGGTGCACAAAATTCCCCGTGCGCACGGCCTCAAGCACGGGTCCGTCTGCAAACGAGCACTGTTCTTCGTCTGCGGCGCGGGCCGCGGGAGTGCCGGCTGCGGCGGTTCGGGCCGATCCGGGGCGGAAGAAGGTGACAGCCCAGCTGATCCCGCGGGAATCGCCATCGATGTCGCGCATGAACTCGCGGGTAACCGCAGCAAGGAAGTCTTCAACATCCGTGCTGTCGAACACCACATCCTGGGGGTCGGGAAGCGATTCCCAGCCCGGCTCCCCCGGTGTCTCCGCGGCCATGTTCCACGCCTAGGTTCGAAACGCGTGGCCCACTGCAAAACCTGCTTCTAGGATACGTCCGGCGAAGGCCCCCAGGGCGTGGTCCAGCCACATAAAAACCGCAGTCCGGGCACAGAACAGTGCTTACCCGGCGTCGAAACTTTCGTCGCCGTCGTCGTTCGGTGATTTGTTCTTGGCGCGGTCGGTTCCGCTGCCGTCCGGCAGGCCGGCAGCATCCTGTCCCGATTCCGACGAGAAGGGTCCAGAACCCTGCGAATCGGCGTTGGCGTCGTTGATCTCCGCCTCCGCGGAGGGCACGTCGGCGTCGCGCGGGACGGGCGGTTCGCCCGGCTCGAACCCGGGATCATTGGTCTCCGCGCCGCCCAGCTCCTGTTCCGGCGTCGGCGTGCCGTAGCCGCCCACTTCCTCGTCCGGTTCCGTGCGCTGGTTGTCCTGACTCATGGTTCCTCCTTGTTGTGGATGTGAATCTGACGTGCCCTCATCATTTGAATCGGCAAATAATCAGTAAACTTATCAAACGTTGCCCTTGGCGCAACTTCAGCCTAGTTTTGGAGCACACGCCTAGCCCCGGAGCAAGGAGAAACATGTCGGATGGGGAGGACTTCACCGGCAGCACCGGCCGGAATGAAACCCGCGAGGAGCAGCTTGACCGGAACTGGGCTGAGTTGCTGCAGGAACTCCGGGTGCTGCAGACCGGGGTCCAGATCCTGGCCGGTTTTCTGCTGACGCTGCCGTTCCAGCAGCGGTTCGAGGACCTGGACGTTTTCCAGGTGGGCCTCTACCTCGTCAACGTGGTGATCGCGACGCTGACCACCGCCTTTATCCTGCTGCCCGTCAGCGTCCACCGCCGGCTCTTCCGCCAAAGGCTCAAGGAAACCCTGGTCTCCAGCGCAGACACCATTACCAAAATTGCCCTGGCCGGCGTGGGGATGCTCAGTGTCGGGACAGCCGCCCTGGTCTTCGACGTGACAGCGGGCCGCACCGCCGGCCTGACCGCCGGCGGAATCCTGCTGGCGGTCCTTCTGGTGCTGCTGGTCTACGTCCCGCTGCGGCTCAATAAACGCGCAGCCGAACAATAGCCAGGTCAGCAAGCTGCGGGGGATTCGTTCGAAGGAGTGCACATGCGCACGTGGGCCAAGGAACACGGGCTTCTGCTCGCCAACGCCGGACTTTTCCTGGCGTTTTTTGTTGGCATGATCCTCTCCGGAGCTGCCGCGTACAGCGAGGACCAGGCGGCCCACGGGCAGCCGGGAGTCACGGTTCTGGAGTACCTGTCTACGGGCAATTTTGTGGAGGCCACGTTTGAAAACTGGGAATCCGAGTTCCTGCAGATGGCCATGTACGTGATCCTGACCGTGTTCCTTTTCCAGAAGGGGTCCTCCGAATCCAAGCCCGTGGGCAAGGCTGCGCCGCAGGACCAGGATCCGCGCGATGCCACCATCAGCAAGGCCACGCCGTGGCCGGTGAAGCGCGGCGGCCTGGTGCTGAAGCTGTATGAGCACTCCCTGTCCATACTCCTGCTGCTGCTGTTTGTTGCCTCGTTCAGCCTGCACGCCGCCGGCGGAACGTCGGCCTACAACGAGGAGCAGCAAACCCACGGCCAGCCCACCGTCACCCTGTTCCAGTACTTGGCCACCAGCCGGTTCTGGTTCGAGTCCTTCCAGAACTGGCAAAGCGAATTCCTCGCCGTGGCGGTCCTGGTGGGCGCCTCCGTCTACCTCCGCGAAAAGGGCTCACCCGAGTCCAAGCCGGTGGCCGAGCCGCATTACGAGACCGGGGCCTGAGCGGCGCGCGCCCAGGCAGCCGCAGCCCAGGCAGTAAGCCCAGCGCCGCCGGGGGCGCTTGCCGCCGGGGCTGGCTTCAGGCGCCTTCCAGAACCTGGCTGGTAGCCCAGGCCACGTATTTTGCCGCGTTGGCGACGGCGTCTTCCGGGCTGGCCGCGACATCCAGCAGCTGCGCGGCGGCTACCACGCCGTGCGCCGCGAGGTCCTCGGGCGTCACCAGGATCCGCCCCGCCACCACGATCACCGGGATCCCGCGTTCCCGGGCTGCGTCGGCGAGCGCGATGGGGGCCTTGCCGGTCAGCGACTGCGAGTCCATGGAACCCTCGCCGGTGATCACCAGGTCGGCGTTGTCCAGCTGGCTTGCGAGGCCGGTGAGCCCGGCGACGAGCGCGAACCCGCCTTCCAGCCGGGCGTTGGTGAAGGCAAGGAACGACGCCGGGAAGCCGCCCGCCGCCCCGGCTCCCGGGATGTTGACGTCCCGGCCAGTGGCCTCCCGGAGTACGGACGCCCAGTTGCGGAGACCGGCGTCGAGCTGTTCCATTGCCTCGTCGTCGGCGCCCTTCTGGGCCCCGAAGACGTGGGCCGCGCCTGTGGGGCCATAGAGAGGGTTCTGGACGTCCACGGCGATCCTGAACGAGGCGGCGGACAGGCGCGGGTCCAGTCCGGTGGTGTCGAGGGCTGCAACGTCGGCGAGTGATCCGCCGCCCAGCGGAACAACGTTGCCGGCGGCGTCCAGCGGCTTGAGTCCCAGCGCACGCAGGGCGCCGCTGCCGCCGTCGGTCATGGCCGATCCGCCCAGGCCCAGCACAATCTCGGTGGCTCCAGCGTCGAGGGCCGCGGCGATCAGCTGTCCGCAGCCGTAGCTGTGGGCCCGCAGGGCGTTGGCGGGGGTGGGCTCCATCTCGGCCAGGCCGGAGGCCTGCGCCGTCTCGATGACGGCGGTAGCACCGTCGTCGGCGTTCTTCCGGATGGCCCAGGCGGCGCCCACGGGGGCGAGGATGGGACCCACGACGGCGTTGAGCCGCTCCTCGTAGCCGGCCGAAACGGCAGCCTCCAGGGTTCCTTCACCGCCGTCGGCGATGGGAAACTGGTTGGCGACGGCGTCCGGGTAGACGCGCAGCGCACCTTCGGCGATGGCGGCGGCGGCCTCCGCGGCGGTGAGCGAGCCCTTGAACTTGTCCGGAGCGATGAGAATGCGCATGCCGTCCATCATGCCAGCCGCGTCCGGGAAAGCGCTTGCCCAATCCGACATGCGGACAGCACGGGACGCCCCCTACCGGCCGGCGTCGGGATCCTTAGCCTTGAGCACCGCAAAGTAACCCGGTATGCGGCTGTTCCCCCCGGCGTCCATCAGCGGGTTGGTCTCGATGGTCGCGGCCCCGTCCTCCACCAGCGTCCACCGGTCCCTGGGCATCACACGGGCGAGCTCCTGCGGTCCGAAGTGGCCCGGCATGGGCAGTGTCCGGATCGCGAGCTCCAGCGGGGCCGGGATGCTCCGCAGCGACGCACCCAGATGCGCGACGTACTCCACCGGGTTGCCCTGGAAGTTAGTCTCCGCCAGGAAGACTGTGCCGCGGGCGCCCACGAGCTGCCTCAGATTTTCCATCAGCGCGGCCTGGTCGGCCGGGGTCAGGACGTGCAGCACACCGCGGACAAAGACGTTGGCATCCGTTGATCCCACCAGCCCGGAAGCCGCCCCTGGCTCGGTCATGTCACGCGCCAGGTAGCTGACACCCTCAACGCCCGCCGATTCGTCACGGGCACGGGCCACCGCGTTCGCAGAGACGTCAACACCCAGGACCTGGGGTGAAAACGCTGTCAGCGCGCGGCTGAAGGCGCCGTGCCCGCACCCCACATCCACCACGGGAAGGCTGGGATCGAAGTGCCGCTGCAGGACGTCCCGGTAGCCCAGCAGCTCATGATCCGTGCCGGAGTCCCACAGCACGTCACTCCGGGCGCCCGTCCTGGCGATTCCGGCCCAATACCTGTCCCAGGCCATGGTCCTGTTTTTCGGAGCCGACCAGGACAGCCTGATCAGTTTGGGCAGGATCAAGTACTTCCGCAAGGCGGCGAGCACCGGTTTCGCTGGGGAGGACACCGTACAAATATAGGACGTCAAACAGGCTGCGGCGGTTTGGCCGGGCTGGTCCGTTCAGGCGGTGGCCGCGGGCTCCTTCAGCAGCCAGGCCATGGCGTCGTCGCGGGACGTAAAGAACCGGGTGGGGCAGGGCAGTTTGTTGATGCCCAGGATGAAGTTGGCCAGTACTTTGTCCACGGGCGACGCCCCCAGCAGCGCAATGCGGGAAGCCTGGCAGGGGCGGCCAAAAACGGCACGGGCTCCCCGGCTGACCTGGGCCGTGGTGGCCATATCCACCAGCATGGGATGGCGGCGGGCCCCGCACAGGTCGTTCACGTTTTGCATGGCGGCCTGGGCGTCGGATTCCGCGATGGACACGCCCCGCGGCCACTTCAGCTGGATAACACCCTGTTCATCCAGCGTCAGGTCCGCCTTGGCTGCTTCTTCAGGCTGACTTGTCACGATTACCCTCCGCGCATTCTTATAGGAACAGGTGTGCTCCGTCACCCTACAATGTACTCAGTCAGGAGCAAGCAGGTGCTCACTCAGGAGCGAAGGGGGCAGGTTTGCCAGCGGTCACACCACATTTCGCAACCGTGCCATACCTGGCTGTCGTTGCGGACCCCGACGCCGGGCGCCGGGAATTCACCACGGCGGCCCTGGAGGCGGCGGGCTTCACGGTCAAAACTGGCGGCGACGCGGCCAGTCTGTCGGCGCTTCTGGACGAGCGCGAGCCCTCCGTCCTGATCCTGGACAGTTCACTCTCCGACGTCGACGCGACCGCCCCTGTGCTGGTCCTCGTGGATCTCGACAGTCCGGCAGAGGTCAAGTCAGTGGAGCATGCCGGCGTACGGGACTCCATCGCCAAGCCGCCTGCTGCCAAGGAACTCGTCCACCGCGCCACAGCCCTGATCAACCTGGTCTCCCGCCGGAATGAAGCGCGGCAGGAAGCGGAGACGCTCCGCGAAAGGCTGCGGCAGGTATCCGCGGCGGTCCGCGGAACCAACCATCCGCAACAGATCGCCGACTTTGTGGTCAGGGGGTTCGGCGAGACGTTCGGCGCGGACCGCGTCTGGCTGACCACATTCGACGACGACAGGGTGCCACCCATCACCGCCCAGTGGCAGCGGCCCGGCCTGGCTCCGCTGCCCGAAGGATTGTTCACGGACGAAGACCCGGTGCGCAGGACGGCTGACGCACTGTGGTCGCGGGCTGAGGCACTGACGGCGGACGGAGCGTTCGCACCGCTGGGCACCGGCGACGTCCAACTGCCGGCCGAACTCGCGAAACTGCGCGCCGCCGCATTCGTGGCCGTCCCGATGGGGGACGGCAGCACGTCCCTGGGAATTATTTGGATCGCCCTGCTTAACTCGCCCAGGGAATGGTCGCGGGCCGAGCTGGCACTGATCCAGCACGTGGCCGGCAATACCGCCCACGGCCTGATCCAAAGCCACCTGATCACCAGCCAGCAGCAGGTGGTCAAGCAGCTCCAGCAGCTGGACAAAGCCAAAACCGACTTCCTGGCCACCGTCAACCATGAGCTCCGCACGCCGCTGACATCGATCATGGCGTACCTGGACATGATCCAGGAGAATACGTCCGATCCCGTGTCCAGCGAGGTCCACCAGATGCTGGACATCGTGGTCAGGAACACGGAACGGCTGCGGTTGCTGATCGAAGACATGCTGAGCGTTTCCCGCAACGGGCATGAACAAAGCCCGCTGCACCTGACCCCTGTCCGGCTGGCTCGGACTCTGGAGATCGTCACCGCTGCGCTCAGGCCGCTCGCGAAAGTGCAGAACGTCGCCATTGTGATGGCTCAAGCCTCGGAGGATCAGGAAATCCTTGCCGATGAGGTTCAGCTGCAGCAGGTTTTCACGAATCTGGTCTCCAATGCCATCAAGTTCACCCCAGGCGGCGGACAGATCGATGTCGTCAGCCTGACGCGGGCAGATGCAGACGGCACCCGCTGGGCGACGGTCAGCGTCTCGGACAGCGGGATAGGGATCTCCAGCGACGAGATAGCCCACATCTTCACCCGCTTCTACCGCGCCTCGAACGCGATGTCCGGGGCGGTTCCGGGCACCGGACTTGGGCTCGCCATCACGCAGGACATCGTCCAACGCCACGGCGGCCGCATTGACGTAACCTCGGAGCTGGGCGTTGGCACCACTGTCACCGTGAACCTCCGCCTTGGAGCCCACGCGTCCCACGGAACCTGAACCCGGAAAGGAGGCACCAGATGTTCGCTGACGATGACCCCAGGCTCTCCCAGCTGCTCGATGGCATCGTCAGGCTCGCCTCCGGAGACCTCCAGTCGCGGATAGAAGTATCGCCGGCCCGGGACGAGCTCGACGCCATCATCATGGGCACCAACCTCCTGGCCGAGGACCTTCAGATCATCTACGAAGAGCTTGAGCAGCGCGTTGAGGTCCGCACACAGCTGCTGCACGAAGCCCACCGCGAAATGCAGATGATGGCCATGCAGGATCCCCTCACCGGCCTCGCGAACCGCTCAGCGCTTCTGTCCGCGCTGAAGTCCGCCCAGGACCACGACGGCGATCCCCTCAGCCAGCCCGTCATCCTCCTCCTTGACCTTGACGCCTTCAAATCCATCAACGACACCCTCGGCCACACTGCCGGCGATCAGGTCCTGATCACCGTGGCGCAACGCATCCGCAGCGCCGTCCGTACCAGCGACGTGGTTGCCCGGCTGGGCGGGGACGAGTTCGCCATCGTTATGCCGGCCACGGGCGCCGACCAGGCCGCCGTCGTAGGCCAGCGCATCCTGGCCGCCATCAAAGAACCCATTGACCTGCCTGACCGGACCGTCCGCTGCGGGGCGAGCGTAGGACTCAGCGTCGGGGCGGCCGGGCGGAGGGCCGAGGACCTGCTGATGGAGGCCGATGTGGCCATGTACGCCTCCAAAGCCGAGGGCCAGAACCGGCTCCACGTCTTCGAACCCGGGCTCCTGCTCATCCGGAGGCTCCGCAGCCAACTCCTTGAGGATCTCCGGGCCGCCATCAAGGGCAACGGCCTGGTGCTGCACTACCAGCCCGTGGTTGAACTGGGCACCGGGCGCATTGAAGGGGTGGAAGCCCTGATCCGCTGGGACCACCCCACCCGCGGGCGCATCATGCCGGACGAGTTCATCCCGCTGGCAGAAGATGCCGGCCTGATCTCCGAATTGGGCCTGTGGGTGCTAAACACGGCTGTAGGCCAGCTACGCACCTGGATTGATGCCGACCTGGTGGACAGCCGGTTTTCCGTCCGGATCAACATCTCCGCGACGGATCTGCAGAGCCTGCAGTTCATCGAGGACGTCCGCGCCGTGCTCAAGGAGACAGGCGTCCGTCCCGAGCAGGTTGTCCTGGAGCTGACCGAAGCGGCCATCGTCAGGGGCAACGACCTGGACCGGTATTCCCTGGGCGGGCTGCGCGGGCTGGGGGTCGGGATCGAGATCGACGACTTCGGTACCGGATACTCCTCCATCAGCTACCTGCGCCGGCTCCCCGTGGACCGGGTCAAAGTGGACCGGTCCCTGATCGAGGGCCTGGGCACAGACCCCAGCCAGCCGGCACTGGTGGCTGCAGTCCTGCAGCTGGTGCGCGCCTGCGGGCTCGAAGCCGTGTGGGAAGGCGTGGAAACGGCGGAACAGGCCGAGCACCTCCGGAACCTCGGGTGCCTCAGCGCACAGGGCTATTTCTTCAGCAAACCCGTCCCGCCCGAACGGATTCCTGCGCTGCTGGCCGAAACTTCTTCCGAAAGTAATAGAGGTTGATCGATTAGGGGCTGCGCTTTTGGATCATCCCGATATACCATCAAGTTGCGGTATCCGATTCTTCGAGGCCAGGAAGATCGGCATTAATCAGAAGTAGCGCATTCCGAAGGCAACTGGAAATTTGAAAATAAAGGGGCCAAGGAGCCATTACTTCGTCAACTGGGGGCGTTGCTAATGACGGTTCGCGTACAAGCTTGGGGAGTTATTGCGGCGGTTTTGGCGGATTCCGATCCTGCCGGCGCGGCAATACGTCAGCGCCTTAGCAACCGCTTGGGGGAAAACCCCGGCATGCCGGAACGGGCCCTGCTGGAATATCTTCTGGAACGCCGGCAACAGGACACCACAGACGCGGATACGCCCGACACCGCGCGCTTCCCGCAGCCTCCCAGCGCCATGCCGCCACAGGTGGCCGAGCAGCTGGATTCCCTGCGCAGCCTGTCGCGGATCAGCTCGCTACTGGAAAACCAGATGCTGATGACCGCGTTCCAGCCCATCTACGGCCTCGAGTCCAAGGCCGTTGTGGGCGTAGAGGCGTTGTCGCGCTTTGTCAGCGACGACGGCGCCAGCGCGGAACTCTGGTTCGCCGAGGCGGCCGCCGTTGGATTGGGCGCCAACCTGGAATTCTCGGCACTCGCGTCCGCAGCCGCCGCAGCCGCAAAACTCCCCCCGCACGTCTATGTCGCCCTGAACATCTCCCCCACGTCATGTCTGGATCCCCGGCTGCCCGAATTGTTCGACCACATCGAGCTGCCAATAGACCGCATTGTGCTCGAATTGACGGACGGAATTCCGGACGAGGAATACTCGCATTTCGTTTCCGCAATTACGCCGCTCCGGGAACGCGGGCTGCGCATTGCAATCGATGATTCACACCCCGGCGCGGGCGCCCTCAGCCGGATGCTCCATCTGCGGCCCGACTTCATCAAGCTGGGCAGGAACGTGATCAGCGGCGTGGACACGGATACGTCCCAGCACGCCCTGGCCGCTTGCCTGGTGGACTTCGCGGAGCAGATCGGCAGTATTCTGGTGGCCGAAGGTGTTGAAACCGCCGAGGAACTGATGGTCCTCACCGAGTTGGGCTTCAGCGCCGGCCAGGGCTACCTGCTGGGCCGGCCCTCGGTGCAGCCTAAGGATTGGGCGGCATGGAATACGCCGCTTGACCCCGACGGGCTCCGCCGCCTCGCCGCCGCAGCCGATCACGCCCACGGTCCCGGCGGCGCTGACTGACGGGGACCGCGCGGCGGCACAGCGGGTACCGGCACGTTCGAAAACGGTACCCTCGACAACGACACGCTCCAACCCGGGTCAGCTGCCCTGCCACTCGCCTCGCTCCTGCAGGACCTGCTTCAGCAGATCCGCGCGGTCCGTCACGATCCCGTCCACGCCCAGGTCAAGCAACCGGTGCATCTCGGCAGGGTTGTTGATGGTCCACACGTGGACCACGAGGCCCAGGGCGTGCGCCCGCCGGACATAGGCAGGCGTCACCACGCGGATGGCCCCGTACCGGACCGGAACCTGCAGCGCCTGGACATCCCGCAACGGGCCCCGCAGCACATAGCGCAGCCACGCGGCCGGAAGTACCGGGCCCAGCAGGACGAACAGCGCGTTCGTCACCATCCCTGCCGACGACGCCACCGGACGGCTCAGCAGCTTCAGCACCGCCCGGCGTCGGCGGTCCGAAAAACTTGCCACCAGGACACGGTCATGTGCGGCGTGCCGTTCGATGCCGGCGGCCAGGCTTTGCACGGAGTTCCAGTCTTTGACGTCCAGGTTCAGCCGGGCGGCCGGGAAGGCCATCAGCAGGTCATCGAAGAGCGGCACGGGCTCGCGCCCGCCGATCCGCGCGGTGGAAACCTCGGCGGCGGTTAGCTCGGAAATCCGGCCACGGCCGTCAGTGACCCGGTCCAGGGTGTCGTCGTGGAAGAGCAGCAGCACGCCGTCGGAGGTGGTGTGCACATCCGTCTCGAGGTACTCATAGCCAAGTTGGGCGGCGGCCCGGAAGGCGGCCATCGAGTTCTCCAGCCCCTCCCGCGAGAATCCACGGTGGGCCATGGCGATGGGATGCGAAGGACGGGCAGCACCGCCGGAAGCATCAAAAAACGGCTCAGTCACGCTTGTGAGCGTACCGGAGCCCCTGGGCTAAGCGTCCTGCGGCACAATCTCCACGCCGTCACTACAGTGCAGCAGCGTGCGGCCATGGCCGTCGTCGAGATCCACCCACACAGCGGTGTGGTCCCACGTGATGGCGTCCACGAACCCGCTCGTTTCGTATCCCGGGGCGCGGCGGACGCGCACGCGGTCGCCCTCTTTCAGTGCCTTCCAGTGCGCAGCCGGCTCTGCCGGGCGCAGCGGCGCTTCGGCCGCGCGTTGATTGCCGTTCCTTGCCATGACTTCCCCTTTAGCCGCGGATGTGTATCCGTAGCCCACGGTAGGTGGCAAACGTGAACGGAAGGTGAGCGGAAGCTGTGAATTCCGGCTATGG
It encodes:
- a CDS encoding uracil-xanthine permease family protein, producing the protein MSMLGMKWKLHGTGKSIKPGHVVAPDERLAWPLTIGVGMQHVVAMFGATFLVPIITGMPPATTLFFSGIGTLLFLVITKGRVPSYLGSSFAFIAPIMASQQQFGVPGALGGVVLAGVALALIGAIVQKFGAGWINRLMPPIVTGAIVALIGLNLAPAAKMNFDAAPVTAVITLATIILVSVLFRGIVGRLSILVGVVVGYLVAMLRGEVSYEKMEAAAWIGLPHFQTPEFHVGVLGLFVPVVLVLVAENIGHVKSVAAMTGQNLDGVSGRALMADGAATVLAGIGGGSGTTTYAENIGVMAATKVYSTAAYWVAGVFAIVLSFSPKFGELIATVPPGVLGGAATMLYGMIGILGVKIWVQNKVNFSNPVNLTTAAVALIIGIADYTWTIGELTFTGIALGSAAALVIYHGMKAIAKVRGSVAEPEAEQAGLPPAVKAAVNAAAKRAQKKR
- a CDS encoding SGNH/GDSL hydrolase family protein; this encodes MNVWKQDIAAKKTAVEPAPHPWHRFVALGDSFTEGIGDPEPRSEGGFRGWADRVAEELSANQPDFAYANLAVRGLLVQQILDHQLAAAVALKPDLVTLSAGGNDIVFRRSDPDRLAEKIDDGVAQLARSGATVVLFAGPDWGATPVFSQIRGKVAIFNENLHAVAARHDAVMVDLWFLRELSNPGMWDPDRLHFSPLGHHTIAAAVLKALGVPHTLEPLAPKPPLPRGWKEARTEDLIWAREYLVPWVIRQLKHPAAGELTAKRPEPRPVFGIGTPSGPFIGGGHAA
- a CDS encoding GAF domain-containing protein, whose amino-acid sequence is MAAETPGEPGWESLPDPQDVVFDSTDVEDFLAAVTREFMRDIDGDSRGISWAVTFFRPGSARTAAAGTPAARAADEEQCSFADGPVLEAVRTGNFVHLADVARDRRWPGYASAAADHGVRSLLSMPIAAAAGWSAALSLYASTPHAFTSEDIIRTRRYARQVARSLWMVVRVAERAEAGAQLAVAQSSMVLMDLAVSTLKSDYGLGHEAALQYLRTVARHTRQGLRETALNIVAASRPDPAGRDQENAPFRGLAGIETSSLSEGPYKTGSTA
- a CDS encoding DUF6328 family protein gives rise to the protein MSDGEDFTGSTGRNETREEQLDRNWAELLQELRVLQTGVQILAGFLLTLPFQQRFEDLDVFQVGLYLVNVVIATLTTAFILLPVSVHRRLFRQRLKETLVSSADTITKIALAGVGMLSVGTAALVFDVTAGRTAGLTAGGILLAVLLVLLVYVPLRLNKRAAEQ
- a CDS encoding DUF6766 family protein, yielding MRTWAKEHGLLLANAGLFLAFFVGMILSGAAAYSEDQAAHGQPGVTVLEYLSTGNFVEATFENWESEFLQMAMYVILTVFLFQKGSSESKPVGKAAPQDQDPRDATISKATPWPVKRGGLVLKLYEHSLSILLLLLFVASFSLHAAGGTSAYNEEQQTHGQPTVTLFQYLATSRFWFESFQNWQSEFLAVAVLVGASVYLREKGSPESKPVAEPHYETGA
- a CDS encoding glycerate kinase, which translates into the protein MRILIAPDKFKGSLTAAEAAAAIAEGALRVYPDAVANQFPIADGGEGTLEAAVSAGYEERLNAVVGPILAPVGAAWAIRKNADDGATAVIETAQASGLAEMEPTPANALRAHSYGCGQLIAAALDAGATEIVLGLGGSAMTDGGSGALRALGLKPLDAAGNVVPLGGGSLADVAALDTTGLDPRLSAASFRIAVDVQNPLYGPTGAAHVFGAQKGADDEAMEQLDAGLRNWASVLREATGRDVNIPGAGAAGGFPASFLAFTNARLEGGFALVAGLTGLASQLDNADLVITGEGSMDSQSLTGKAPIALADAARERGIPVIVVAGRILVTPEDLAAHGVVAAAQLLDVAASPEDAVANAAKYVAWATSQVLEGA
- a CDS encoding class I SAM-dependent methyltransferase, which codes for MLAALRKYLILPKLIRLSWSAPKNRTMAWDRYWAGIARTGARSDVLWDSGTDHELLGYRDVLQRHFDPSLPVVDVGCGHGAFSRALTAFSPQVLGVDVSANAVARARDESAGVEGVSYLARDMTEPGAASGLVGSTDANVFVRGVLHVLTPADQAALMENLRQLVGARGTVFLAETNFQGNPVEYVAHLGASLRSIPAPLELAIRTLPMPGHFGPQELARVMPRDRWTLVEDGAATIETNPLMDAGGNSRIPGYFAVLKAKDPDAGR
- a CDS encoding STAS/SEC14 domain-containing protein, coding for MTSQPEEAAKADLTLDEQGVIQLKWPRGVSIAESDAQAAMQNVNDLCGARRHPMLVDMATTAQVSRGARAVFGRPCQASRIALLGASPVDKVLANFILGINKLPCPTRFFTSRDDAMAWLLKEPAATA